The following nucleotide sequence is from Thermus antranikianii DSM 12462.
TCACCCCCCGCCTGGGAGGCTCGTAGAGGATCCACTCCCCGTACCGGTCCACGAAGAAGGCCTTGATTTCCTCCTCGGTCTTCCCCTCTTGAAGCATCTCGGCGATGAGGCGACGCATCTCCGCCGCCACCCCGGAGTTGCTCTCCGCTGCCGACTCTCCCTGGCACACGGGACAACGAAGCTCCCGGGCAATGGCGAAGACCTCCGGGGGAAGGTCAGGAGGCGGAGAAGCAGGGTTTTCCTGAGCCCAAACCCCCAGGGCCAAAAAGAGCACCAGCACCCAAGCCCTCACGGCAACACCTCCTTCAGGTACTTCTCCAAGCCAGCCTGGTCGATAGCCCCGGCGTGGCGAACCACCACCCGGCCCTCCCGGTCGATGACAAAGGTCTCCGGGACCCCGTACATCCCGTAATCCACCCCCACCCGGCCCCTGGGGTCAAAGACCTGGGGAAAGGTAAGGTCAAACCGCTCTATGAAGCGCAACGCATCCCCCTCCTTGTCCTGGGTGTTGATGCCCACAAAAAGCACCTGGTCCTTATATCGGCGCCAGGTGGCCTCGAGGACCGGGGCTTCCTCGTAACAGGGAAGGCACCAGCTGGCCCAAAAATTGAGCACGATGGGCTTCCTACCGAGATGGTCGGAAAGCTTGAAGGTTTCCCCCCACTCCTTTCGGTAAGGGGGAAGCACCGGCAGGGTGAAGTCCGGGGCCGGACGGCGCTCCTTGGCCAGCACCGAGGGAAGCTCCTTGGGGTTTCGCTGCATTCCCCAGTAGAAAAGCCCCCCCAGGGCCAAAACCACAAGGAGCCATAGCCAGCTCCTCAAGCTGTTCCCTGCGGGAAACCTCACGCTGGGCTCACCCCCTTAACCTCCTCCCGCCCCGCCGCTGGCCAAAGGATGTACAGGGTTCCCAGGGCCAAAAGCCCCCCCGCCACCCACATCCAGAAGACCAGGGGGGTAACGATGAGGCGAACGGAGGCCCACTCCCCCTTCTCCCGGTCAAAGTCCATGAGGAGGAAGTAGTAGTCGTTGCCCGGGGTGTAGACCACCTTGGGGGCCGGTAAGGGGGAGTTCATCTGCGGGTAAAAGTGAAGCCTTGGCCGCACCTCCCCGAAGCGGTCCGTGCGCAAGGAAGCCTCCACGGCAAACCGCCTCCCCTCGTCCAAGGCCCGCACCCCCAGGAACTCCATGCGCACTCCGCCCACCTCCCAGGCCTGCCCCCGGTATAGGGTCTTCTCGCTTTCCAGGCGGTAGGTCTGGCTGAAGGCGATGCCGAGGCCCATGAGGGCCACGGCGAAGTGGACCAACAGGCTTCCCACCCGCCTGCGGTTTTCCAAAAACCCCCAGGGGGAAAGCCCCGCCCTAAGGCGGGCCAGCACCCCCTCCCGCACCAGGAGGAGGATGGCGGTGGTGTTGTAGAGGAAAAGCCCCACCGCCAGGGAAGCCCCAAAGGCATAACCCCGAAGAAGCCCAAGCAGGGTACCCAGGAAGAGGACAGCCAGGAGCATGTAGAGGTTTCGGAAAACCTCCGCCCTAGGCCTCCGCCAGGGCAAAAGGGGCCCTACCCCCATGAGGAGGAGAATCCCCACCCCAATGGGAGCGGAAACCTGGTTGAAGAAAGGAGCCCCCACGCTCACCTTAGCCCCGGTGAAGGCCTCCACCAAAAGGGGGTAGAAGGTGCCGAGCACCACCACCAAAGCCCATCCGGCGAAGAAAAAAGCCCCGAGGAGAAGGGCCCCTTCCCGGGAAAGGGGCCGGAAAACCGCGGTGTCCCGCACCTCCCGGCTGACCCGGGAAAGGAGGCCGAGCCCCAAGCCAGTAACCAGGAGGAAGAAGCCCAGGAAGGCAGGCCCCACCGGCCCCTCGGCGAAGGCGTGCACCGACTGGATGATTCCGCTTCGGGTGAGGAAGGTCCCCAGCACCGTGGCGGCAAAGGCCAGGGTGACAAAGGCGAAGTTCCAAGCCTTAAAGGCCCCCCGGGTCTCCTGGACGATGGCGGTGTGCAAAAAAGCGGTGGACAGAAGCCAGGGAATAAAGCTGGCGTTTTCCACCGGGTCCCAGGCCCAGTACCCACCCCAGCCCAGGACCTCGTAGCTCCACCACATCCCCGCCACCTTCCCGGCGGTGAGGAAACCCCAGGCGATCAGGGTCCACCACCGGGTCTCCCCCACCCAGGTCTGGTAACGGCGCACCACCATGGCCGCCACCGCATAGGCGAAGGGCACGCTCAAGCCCACGAAGCCCAGGTACATGAGGACCGGGTGGACGGCCATCATCCAGTGGTTCTGCAAGAGGGGGTTGGGTCCAGCGCCATCCGAAGGGGGATTGGGCAGCGTTTCAAAGGGGCTGGCGATGGTGGCCATCACCCCGAAGAAGAAGACCTGAACCCCAAAGAGGACCGCCAGGACCAGGGCGGCCCGCCAGGGGTCCAGGGGTTTACGGCTGGCCAAAAGGGTGTAGAGGGTCTGCAGCAGGCCCCAAAGGAGGATGCTCCCCTCGAGGGCCGCCCAGGGAGTCACCAGGGTAACCCAGAGGGGGTCATGGGTGGAGTGGTTGCGGGCCACGTAGGCCAGGCTGAAGTCGTGGGTGAGAAGGGCCCATTCCAAGGCCAAGAAGGCCGTCAAGGCTGCCAGAAAGGTGGGAAGGACCAAAGCCCTGGCCCCCTTTAGGAAGCGCCCGTCCCCCTGGTGGTAGGCAAGAAGGGAAAGAGCCAGGCCCAAAAGGCTAAAGGCCAAGGCCAGGCTGACACCCAGGTTGCCAAGCAGAGCAGGGGTCATTTGGCCTCCTCAATGAGCTTGCGCACTTCCTCCGGAGTCCAACCCTCCTTGGGAGCCTGGTAGGTTTCCGAGTGCTTCACCAGAAGATTAGTACCGCGGAAGACCCCTTCCTGGAAGCGGCCCTCCACCACCACCCCCTGCCCCTCCTTGAACATGCCCGGGGGTGTGCCCTTGTGCACCACGGGCACCTCCGCCACCCCATCGGTGAGGACAAAGCGAAGCTCCAGCTTATCCTTGTCGTAGTGCACCGTGCCCTGCTTGACCAAGCCCCCCAGGCGCACAGGACGGTTCTGGTAGCGCCCCTGGTCCTGTAGGTACTCGGAGGGGGTGAGGAAGTAGACCAGGTTCTGCCCCAGGCCGCCGAAGATGAGGTAGGCCAAGGCCCCCAGGATGACCCCGAGTCCGATCAGGTACTTGGCCCTCATTTCGCCCTCCGGTAGCGCCAGAAGAGATAGGCCAGGTAGCCGAAGACCGTGAGGTAGGTGAGGGCGTAGACCCAGGTGACGAAGACCTCGCTCACGCCTCCTCCTTCCTGGCCTCCAAAGCGGCCAACAGGGACCGGAAGCGCACGAAGCCCAGGTAGAGGAGGGTGAAGACGAGGAGGTTGAAGAGGAGGGCCTGGAGCATGGCAGGGTCCATGTGGATCTTCCCCGTGGTGAGGTCGATGGATTGGGTTTGGTGGAGGCTCCGCCACCACTTCACCGACATGTAGCTGATGGGCACGTTGATGAAGCCAAGAATGCCCACCGCCGCCGCCGCCTTCCGCCTAAGCTCCGGGTCCTCTATGGCTCCCCTAAGAAGGAAGTACCCCACGTAAACGGCGAAGAGGATGGCGGTGGTGGTGAGCCTGGGCTCCCAGGTCCAGTAGACCCCCCAGGTGGGCCGGGCCCAGAGCATCCCCGTCACCAGGGCGAGCCCCATGAAAACCAGGCCGATCTCGGCACTGGAGCTGGCCACCCGGTCGTGGCGGGGATCCCGGCGGAAGAGATAGAGGAGGGAGTAGAGGAAGGTGACGAAGAAAGCCAGATAACCAAGCCAAGCCCCCGGCACGTGCAGGTACATGATGCGGACCAGATACCCCTGGTTCACGTCGGGGGGAGCGGAAAGGGCCAGGTAGAGCCCCACCGGGAGGAGCAGAAGCCCTAACCCCAGAAAAACCCAGGTGAGGGCGTCCGGGCGGTTGGGTTGCGCAACCTTCAGCATGCTTGTACCTCCATGACCCCTAGCATAGCCAAGGGAAGGGTTAAAAATCTGTGGCCTCCATATCGCCAAACCTAACCTTCCATAACCACCGGGAAAAGGAGGGCGCTGGCGGTGAGGTAGACCACATCAAAGACCAAAAGAAGCTGCCACCAATCGGAGATCTCCGCCACGGGAAGGCCCTCCGCCAGGCCCGTGGTGGCCCGCACCGAGGCCAGGACCACGGGGACCACCAAGGAGAAGAGGAGCAGGGGCAAAAGCACCTCCCGTCCCCGGAGCCGGGCCAGAAGACCGGCGTAAAAGGTAGCCACG
It contains:
- a CDS encoding cytochrome c-type biogenesis protein, with the protein product MRAWVLVLFLALGVWAQENPASPPPDLPPEVFAIARELRCPVCQGESAAESNSGVAAEMRRLIAEMLQEGKTEEEIKAFFVDRYGEWILYEPPRRGVTLWVWVLPVLGLALLGLGLFTYFRPKKPLPPELLEEAERRLKEPPA
- a CDS encoding TlpA family protein disulfide reductase, which gives rise to MRSWLWLLVVLALGGLFYWGMQRNPKELPSVLAKERRPAPDFTLPVLPPYRKEWGETFKLSDHLGRKPIVLNFWASWCLPCYEEAPVLEATWRRYKDQVLFVGINTQDKEGDALRFIERFDLTFPQVFDPRGRVGVDYGMYGVPETFVIDREGRVVVRHAGAIDQAGLEKYLKEVLP
- a CDS encoding heme lyase CcmF/NrfE family subunit; the encoded protein is MTPALLGNLGVSLALAFSLLGLALSLLAYHQGDGRFLKGARALVLPTFLAALTAFLALEWALLTHDFSLAYVARNHSTHDPLWVTLVTPWAALEGSILLWGLLQTLYTLLASRKPLDPWRAALVLAVLFGVQVFFFGVMATIASPFETLPNPPSDGAGPNPLLQNHWMMAVHPVLMYLGFVGLSVPFAYAVAAMVVRRYQTWVGETRWWTLIAWGFLTAGKVAGMWWSYEVLGWGGYWAWDPVENASFIPWLLSTAFLHTAIVQETRGAFKAWNFAFVTLAFAATVLGTFLTRSGIIQSVHAFAEGPVGPAFLGFFLLVTGLGLGLLSRVSREVRDTAVFRPLSREGALLLGAFFFAGWALVVVLGTFYPLLVEAFTGAKVSVGAPFFNQVSAPIGVGILLLMGVGPLLPWRRPRAEVFRNLYMLLAVLFLGTLLGLLRGYAFGASLAVGLFLYNTTAILLLVREGVLARLRAGLSPWGFLENRRRVGSLLVHFAVALMGLGIAFSQTYRLESEKTLYRGQAWEVGGVRMEFLGVRALDEGRRFAVEASLRTDRFGEVRPRLHFYPQMNSPLPAPKVVYTPGNDYYFLLMDFDREKGEWASVRLIVTPLVFWMWVAGGLLALGTLYILWPAAGREEVKGVSPA
- the ccmE gene encoding cytochrome c maturation protein CcmE, with the protein product MRAKYLIGLGVILGALAYLIFGGLGQNLVYFLTPSEYLQDQGRYQNRPVRLGGLVKQGTVHYDKDKLELRFVLTDGVAEVPVVHKGTPPGMFKEGQGVVVEGRFQEGVFRGTNLLVKHSETYQAPKEGWTPEEVRKLIEEAK
- the ccsA gene encoding cytochrome c biogenesis protein CcsA, yielding MLKVAQPNRPDALTWVFLGLGLLLLPVGLYLALSAPPDVNQGYLVRIMYLHVPGAWLGYLAFFVTFLYSLLYLFRRDPRHDRVASSSAEIGLVFMGLALVTGMLWARPTWGVYWTWEPRLTTTAILFAVYVGYFLLRGAIEDPELRRKAAAAVGILGFINVPISYMSVKWWRSLHQTQSIDLTTGKIHMDPAMLQALLFNLLVFTLLYLGFVRFRSLLAALEARKEEA